One Ricinus communis isolate WT05 ecotype wild-type chromosome 2, ASM1957865v1, whole genome shotgun sequence DNA segment encodes these proteins:
- the LOC125369136 gene encoding beta-amyrin 6-beta-monooxygenase-like, producing MDFLHPYFLHLVILVLSLFLIFLVYFKHNKSPHVKLPPGTKGWPFLGESLAFLMTARRGHPEKFVKDRVKKYSPDVFQTSLLGENMAVFCGASGNKLLFTSENKYVKAWWPKSLLKAFIVPDPDEFSYKEVSTSWRRILTEFLKPEALQRSIPVMDSMAREHLKTDWCPWKELKVFPLVRKYTFALACRLFMSIRDPNLVSKLSGPYALVTSGMLSVPIYFPGTPYYKAIKASKVITKDLLEIMNRRRMELSENKDITSPDVLTRVLLHKEDDGRSMSDAGIYNRIMGLLIASHDTISTTITFMFKCLVEHPHVYTRVFKEQMEIAKSKFPEELLNWEDIQKMKYTWCVACETMRLFPPSQGAFREAITDFTYAGFTIPKGWKTFWTVHSTHKNPKYFPDPEKFDPSRFEGDGPAPYTFVPFGGGPVMCPGKEYARLEILIFMHNVVTRFKWKKAAEGEKIIFDPAPIPVNGLPVHLEPL from the exons ATGGATTTCTTGCATCCTTATTTCCTTCACCTTGTAATTcttgttctttctttgtttctcatctttcttgtttatttCAAACATAATAAGTCCCCACATGTCAAGCTTCCACCTGGTACAAAAGGATGGCCTTTCCTAGGGGAAAGCCTTGCATTTCTGATGACCGCCCGGCGAGGACACCCTGAAAAGTTCGTTAAAGATAGGGTGAAAAAGTACTCGCCGGATGTTTTCCAGACCTCGTTACTTGGCGAAAACATGGCCGTCTTCTGTGGTGCTTCAGGGAACAAGTTGCTGTTCACAAGTGAGAATAAGTACGTCAAAGCATGGTGGCCAAAGTCGCTGTTAAAAGCTTTTATCGTTCCTGACCCTGATGAATTCTCATACAAAGAAGTGTCAACAAGCTGGCGTAGAATATTGACTGAATTTCTCAAGCCTGAAGCTCTACAACGAAGCATTCCTGTCATGGATTCAATGGCAAGAGAACACCTGAAGACAGATTGGTGTCCTTggaaagaattaaaggtttTTCCACTAGTGAGGAAGTACACCTTTGCATTAGCTTGTAGATtgtttatgagtataagagaTCCGAATCTTGTGAGCAAACTTTCAGGTCCTTATGCTCTTGTAACATCTGGAATGTTATCAGTGCCAATTTATTTTCCAGGTACACCTTATTACAAAGCTATTAAGGCAAGCAAGGTGATTACCAAAGATCTTTTAGAGATAATGAATCGGAGAAGAATGGAGCTATCAGAGAATAAAGACATAACATCTCCAGATGTCTTAACTCGTGTGCTTCTTCATAAAGAAGATGATGGCAGGTCTATGAGTGATGCAGGAATTTACAATCGGATTATGGGATTACTTATTGCCAGCCATGATACAATAAGCACTACAATAACATTTATGTTCAAGTGTCTTGTGGAGCATCCCCATGTCTATACTAGAGTCTTCAAAG AACAAATGGAGATCGCAAAGTCGAAATTCCCTGAAGAATTGTTGAACTGGGAAGACATTCAGAAGATGAAATACACATGGTGTGTGGCCTGTGAGACAATGAGATTGTTTCCACCATCTCAAGGAGCATTTAGAGAGGCTATCACTGACTTCACATATGCGGGTTTTACCATTCCAAAGGGCTGGAAG ACATTTTGGACAGTACATTCAACACACAAGAATCCCAAATATTTCCCAGATCCAGAGAAGTTTGATCCATCAAGATTTGAAGGGGATGGACCTGCACCTTACACTTTTGTACCCTTTGGAGGAGGACCTGTTATGTGCCCTGGAAAAGAGTATGCTAGGCTGGagattcttatttttatgcataatGTGGTGACCAGATTCAAGTGGAAGAAAGCTGCTGAAGGtgaaaagataatttttgaTCCAGCTCCTATCCCAGTAAATGGCTTACCAGTTCACCTTGAACCTCTTTAA
- the LOC8262747 gene encoding beta-amyrin 6-beta-monooxygenase produces MDFLYPYLLHLVILALSLFLIFLVYFKHSKFPPVKLPPGTKGWPFIGESLAFLMTSRRGHPEKFINDRVTKYSADVFQTSLLGENMAVFCGAAGNKLLFTSENKYVKAWWPKSLLKAFLVPDPDEFSFKEVSTGYRRILTEFLKPEALQRSIPVMDSMAREHLKTDWHPFKEVKVFPLIRKYSFALSCRLFISIKDPNLVSKLLGPFALVSSGMLSVPINFPGTPYYKAIKASKVINHDFLEIMNRRKLELAEKKNITSPDLLTRLLLHKEDDGRSMTDAGVYSRIMALLFASHDTISTAITFMFKHLAEHPHVSNRVFKEQMEIAKSKEPGELLNWEDIQKMKYTWCVACETMRLLPPSQGAFREAITDFTYAGFTIPKGWKIYWTVHSTHKNPKYFPDPEKFDPSRYEGDGPAPYTFVPFGGGPVMCPGREYARLEILIFMHNMVTKFKWHKVIEGEKIIFHSAPIPVKGLPILLEPL; encoded by the exons ATGGATTTCTTGTATCCTTATCTCCTTCACCTTGTAATTCTTGCTCTCTCTTTGTTTCTCATCTTTCTCGTTTACTTCAAACATAGTAAGTTCCCACCTGTTAAGCTTCCACCTGGTACAAAAGGATGGCCCTTCATAGGCGAAAGCCTTGCATTTCTGATGACCAGCCGCCGAGGGCACCCTGAAAAGTTCATTAATGATAGGGTGACCAAATACTCCGCCGATGTTTTCCAGACCTCGTTACTCGGCGAAAACATGGCCGTCTTCTGTGGTGCTGCAGGCAACAAGTTGCTGTTCACAAGTGAGAATAAGTATGTCAAAGCATGGTGGCCAAAGTCATTGTTAAAAGCTTTTCTCGTTCCTGACCCTGATGAATTCTCATTCAAAGAAGTGTCAACAGGCTATCGTAGAATATTGACTGAATTCCTCAAGCCTGAAGCTCTACAACGAAGCATTCCTGTTATGGATTCAATGGCAAGAGAACACCTGAAGACAGATTGGCATCCTTTTAAGGAAGTAAAGGTTTTTCCGCTAATAAGAAAGTACAGTTTTGCATTGTCTTGTAGATTGTTTATAAGCATTAAAGACCCAAATCTTGTAAGCAAACTTTTAGGTCCTTTTGCTCTTGTATCATCTGGAATGTTATCAGTGCCAATTAATTTTCCTGGTACACCTTATTACAAAGCCATTAAGGCAAGCAAAGTGATCAACCATGATTTTTTAGAGATCATGAACCGGAGAAAACTGGAGCTCGCAGAGAAGAAAAACATAACATCCCCTGATTTATTAACTCGCTTGCTTCTTCATAAAGAAGATGATGGCAGGTCTATGACTGATGCTGGAGTATATAGTCGGATTATGGCATTACTTTTTGCCAGCCATGATACCATAAGTACTGCAATAACATTTATGTTCAAGCATCTTGCGGAGCATCCCCATGTCTCTAATAGAGTTTTCAAAg AACAAATGGAGATCGCAAAGTCGAAAGAGCCTGGCGAATTGTTGAACTGGGAAGACATTCAGAAGATGAAATACACATGGTGTGTGGCTTGCGAGACAATGAGACTGTTACCACCATCTCAAGGAGCATTCAGGGAGGCCATCACTGACTTCACATATGCAGGTTTTACGATTCCAAAGGGCTGGAAG ATATATTGGACAGTACATTCAACGCACAAGAATCCAAAATATTTCCCAGATCCAGAGAAGTTTGATCCATCAAGATATGAGGGGGATGGACCTGCACCTTACACTTTTGTACCTTTTGGAGGAGGACCTGTTATGTGCCCTGGAAGAGAGTATGCAAGGTTGGagattcttatttttatgcacAACATGGTGACCAAATTCAAGTGGCACAAAGTTATTGAAGGTGAAAAGATCATTTTTCATTCAGCTCCTATTCCAGTGAAGGGCTTACCAATTCTCCTTGAACCtctttaa
- the LOC8262699 gene encoding alpha-(1,4)-fucosyltransferase — protein MTLKPLNSYTIALMMFFTFLILFFSGFIEFPSVTSSIPSPIEARLATTTSSSTPDPFVDLFGAFKRWDSQVGCDQFREKFRDLINLRSFSSSGSNNNRSVASLQVVGGDDSGCNTELKMKHVSVLVKGWTWIPDNLDNLYSCRCGLSCLWTKSSVLADKPDALLFETTTPPLRRRNGDPLRVYMDLEAGRKRSGYEDLFISYHAEDDVQSTYAGALFHNGRNYHVSPRKNNDTLVYWSSSRCLAERNQLAKHFLSLVPHHSFGKCLNNVGGLDMALSFYPECGSDASVRPKWWDHLHCAMSHYKFVLAIENTVTESYVTEKLFYALDSGAVPIYFGAPNVEDFVPPHSIIDGTKFQSIEELASYVKTLANDPAAYAEYHAWRRCGVLGNYGKTRAVSLDTLPCRLCEAVSRKGGRNARAQ, from the exons ATGACATTAAAACCTCTCAACTCTTACACAATCGCCCTTATGATGTTTTTCACATTCTTGATCCTCTTTTTCTCTGGTTTCATTGAGTTCCCATCTGTAACATCCTCAATTCCATCACCCATTGAAGCGAGACTAGCCACCACTACGTCATCATCCACACCAGACCCTTTTGTTGACTTGTTTGGTGCTTTCAAGAGATGGGATTCTCAAGTGGGTTGTGATCAGTTTAGAGAAAAGTTCAGagatttaatcaatttgcgttctttttcttcttctgggTCTAATAATAATAGGTCTGTTGCTTCTTTGCAAGTTGTTGGCGGTGATGACTCTGGTTGTAATACTGAGTTGAAGATGAAGCATGTTAGTGTTTTGGTTAAAGGGTGGACTTGGATTCCAGataatttggataatttgTATTCTTGTCGCTGTGGGCTGAGCTGTTTGTGGACTAAATCTTCTGTTCTTGCTGATAAACCTGATGCTTTGTTGTTTGAAACAACTACACCTCCACTTCGG AGGCGCAATGGAGATCCACTTCGTGTCTATATGGATCTTGAGGCTGGTAGGAAACGGTCAGGTTATGaggatttatttattagttatcaTGCAGAAGATGATGTTCAATCAACTTATGCTGGTGCACTCTTTCATAATGGTAGAAATTATCATGTGTCTCCTCGTAAGAACAAT GACACACTTGTTTATTGGTCTTCATCACGTTGTCTCGCTGAAAGAAACCAGCTAGCCAAACATTTCCTCAGCTTGGTTCCGCACCATTCATTTGGTAAGTGCTTGAACAATGTCGGTGGACTAGATATGGCTCTATCTTTCTACCCTGAGTGTGGCAGTGATGCCAGCGTTAGGCCAAAATGGTGGGATCATCTACATTGTGCCATGTCTCACTACAAGTTTGTTCTTGCAATCGAAAATACTGTAACGGAGAGTTACGTGACTGAAAAGCTATTTTATGCCCTAGACTCTGGTGCAGTTCCAATTTATTTTGGCGCACCAAATGTGGAAGACTTTGTGCCTCCTCATTCAATAATAGATGGGACCAAGTTTCAGTCCATTGAGGAATTGGCTTCTTATGTCAAGACTCTGGCTAATGATCCTGCAGCTTATGCAGAATATCATGCATGGAGGAGATGTGGTGTATTAGGCAACTATGGAAAGACCCGGGCGGTGAGCCTCGATACATTACCTTGCCGATTGTGCGAGGCTGTTAGTAGAAAGGGAGGGAGAAATGCAAGAGCTCAGTAG
- the LOC8262697 gene encoding carbamoyl-phosphate synthase small chain, chloroplastic, translating to MEITLTNPWKFHIATSLPHLLNPPKRPSLSLFTVRCSSSPLYSDGAATGLAERPWKTSDARLVLEDGSIWKAKSFGARGTQVGEVVFNTSLTGYQEILTDPSYAGQFVLMTNPHIGNTGVNFGDEESTQCFLAGLVIRSLSIGTSNWRCTKTLGDYLAERNIMGIYDVDTRAITRRLREDGSLIGVLSTEDSKTDEELLKMSRSWDIVGVDLISDVSCTAPYKWVDPTNSEWDFNSNGREGEVFHVVAYDFGIKHNILRRLASYGCKITVVPSKWPALETLKLKPDGVLFSNGPGDPSAVPYAVETVKELLGKVPVFGICMGHQLLGQALGGKTFKMKFGHHGGNHPVRNVRHNRVEISAQNHNYAVDPASLPEGVEVTHINLNDGSCAGLAYPVLNIMSLQYHPEASPGPHDSDTVFGEFVNLMKQVKQKA from the exons ATGGAGATTACACTAACAAATCCATGGAAATTCCATATAGCTACTTCACTACCACACCTCTTAAACCCCCCCAAAAGACCATCACTTTCTCTTTTCACAGTTAGATGCTCTTCTTCTCCTCTCTACTCTGATGGTGCTGCCACTG GTTTGGCAGAGAGGCCTTGGAAAACGTCAGATGCTAGACTCGTTCTTGAAGATGGGTCAATTTGGAAAGCCAAGTCTTTTGGTGCTAGAGGAACCCAAGTTGGTGAAGTTGTATTCAATACTTCTTTGACGGG GTATCAAGAAATTCTTACAGATCCTAGTTATGCTGGGCAGTTTGTCCTGATGACAAATCCTCATATAGGGAACACTGGTGTAAATTTTG GTGATGAAGAATCAACACAATGTTTTCTTGCTGGTCTGGTAATCAGGAGTTTAAGTATTGG TACTTCAAATTGGAGATGCACCAAAACACTTGGAGATTATTTGGCAGAAAGAAACATCATGGGAATAT ATGATGTTGACACACGTGCAATCACTCGTAGATTGAGGGAAGATGGAAGCCTTATTGGTGTCCTGAGCACGGAAGATTCCAAGACAGATGAGGAACTTCTGAAGATGTCTCGTTCATGGGATATCGTAg GTGTTGATTTAATAAGTGATGTTTCATGCACTGCCCCTTACAAATGGGTTGATCCAACAAACTCTGAATGGGATTTTAACTCGAATGGGAGAGAAGGAGAGGTTTTCCAT GTTGTTGCATATGATTTTGGGATCAAGCACAATATTCTGAGGCGCCTAGCATCTTATGGCTGTAAAATCACCGTGGTTCCCTCTAAATGGCCAGCATTAGAAACTCTGAAGTTGAAGCCCGATGGAGTTCTTTTCAGTAATGGCCCTGGAGATCCATCTGCAGTTCCTTATGCTGTTGAAACAGTAAAAGAATTACTAGGAAAGGTTCCTGTTTTTGGAATTTGCATGGGTCATCAGTTGCTTGGCCAAGCATTGGGTGGTAAAACCTTTAAAATGAAGTTTGGCCACCATGGAGGAAATCATCCAGTTCGTAATGTTCGGCACAACCGCGTTGAGATTAGTGCCCAG AATCACAACTATGCAGTTGACCCAGCATCACTTCCTGAAGGTGTGGAAGTGACTCACATTAATCTGAATGATGGAAGCTGTGCTGGTCTTGCTTATCCTGTGCTGAACATCATGTCGCTTCAATACCACCCCGAGGCTTCCCCAGGCCCTCATGATTCAGATACTG TTTTCGGGGAATTTGTAAATCTAATGAAgcaagtcaaacaaaaagctTAG
- the LOC8262698 gene encoding uncharacterized protein LOC8262698, whose product MGSSQASSIFQIMILLLLVLWNLGFAIAARAIYPLSDEYVSAIGDPGMKSPNVRVALEAWNFCNEVGFEAPHMGSPRLADCADLSCPSISDCLSRNFFDSLSKCEVHHKVNDSDNSLGAGDKFPTADFESYEDPDMFAVQKELYLASLCEVHESPKPWQFWMIMLKNGNFDKNTTLCPENGKKVTKIITSRNFPCFGKGCMNQPLIYHNYSRLVFDGDKAASLTGGYFGTYDLDADLSKGVGRNSYFSVIWQKNLSTGSWIFSHRLTTSAKYPWLMLYLRSDATEGFNGGYHYNGSGIMRKLPESPNFKVKLTLNVTRGGGGNSQFYLLDIGSCWKNNGDPCNGDALTDVTRYSEMIINPATTSWCRPDNLVSCPPYHVSPTGEIIYRNETSRFPYSAYHLYCSPGNAKYLEKPYDICDPYSNPQAQELVQILPHPEWAVHGYPEKQGDGWIGNPRTWELDVGALSSRLHFYQDPGTKPARRVWTSINVGTEIYVSRTGETAEWTVSDFDVLVPEDDTHAGHSSY is encoded by the exons ATGGGTTCTTCTCAAGCTTCCTCGATTTTCCAAATAATGATTTTGCTGCTACTGGTGCTTTGGAATCTGGGTTTTGCTATAGCAGCAAGAGCAATTTATCCATTATCAGACGAGTATGTATCAGCAATAGGAGACCCGGGAATGAAGAGTCCAAATGTGAGAGTGGCATTAGAAGCTTGGAATTTCTGTAATGAAGTTGGCTTTGAAGCTCCTCACATGGGCAGTCCCAGATTGGCTGATTGTGCTGATTTGTCTTGCCCATCAATCTCTG ATTGTCTGAGTCGCAACTTCTTTGATAGTCTAAGCAAGTGTGAAGTGCATCATAAAGTGAATGACTCAGATAACAGCTTAGGAGCTGGTGACAAGTTTCCTACAGCAGATTTTGAATCATATGAAGACCCTGACATGTTTGCTGTGCAAAAGGAGCTATATCTTGCTTCTCTGTGTGAGGTACATGAATCTCCAAAACCATGGCAGTTTTGGATGATTATGCTAAAAAATGGGAACTTTGATAAAAACACTACGCTTTGTCCTGAAAATGGCAAGAAAGtcactaaaataataacaagcAGAAACTTCCCATGTTTTGGTAAAGGATGTATGAATCAACCACTTATTTACCATAATTACTCGCGTTTAGTCTTTGATGGGGACAAAGCTGCATCTTTGACTGGAGGATACTTTGGGACATACGACCTCGATGCTGACTTGAGCAAAGGTGTGGGAAGGAACTCCTATTTTTCAGTCATCTGGCAGAAAAATTTGAGCACAGGGAGTTGGATTTTCTCACACAGACTAACAACATCTGCAAAATATCCTTGGCTTATGTTGTACCTGCGTTCAGATGCAACAGAAGGATTTAATGGTGGCTATCACTATAATGGCAGCGGTATTATGAGAAAG TTGCCTGAGTCTCCAAATTTTAAGGTGAAATTGACACTAAATGTTACACGTGGAGGAGGGGGCAACAGCCAATTTTATCTCCTTGATATAGGAAGCTGTTGGAAGAACAATGGAGATCCTTGTAATGGTGATGCTCTGACAGATGTGACTAGATACAGTGAGATGATAATTAACCCAGCAACTACAAGCTGGTGTCGTCCAGATAACTTAGTGTCCTGCCCTCCTTACCATGTTAGTCCTACTGGTGAAATAATTTACAGAAATGAGACATCTCGGTTTCCATATTCTGCTTACCATCTCTATTGCAGTCCTGGAAATGCCAAGTACCTGGAGAAACCATATGATATCTGTGACCCATATAGTAATCCACAAGCACAAGAATTGGTACAAATTCTACCACATCCTGAATGGGCTGTGCATGGCTATCCTGAAAAGCAAGGAGATGGATGGATTGGCAACCCTAGGACCTGGGAGCTTGATGTTGGGGCCCTCTCTAGTCGTTTGCACTTCTAtcag GATCCGGGAACAAAACCTGCGAGGCGCGTATGGACTTCAATTAATGTCGGAACGGAAATTTACGTCAGCCGGACAGGGGAAACTGCTGAGTGGACAGTAAGTGATTTTGATGTGTTGGTTCCAGAAGATGATACTCATGCTGGTCACAGCTCTTACTAG